gcagaagaagacttgccatcactttatttattgcgtttagcaaTGTACAATAATTCCGCTCCAGTTCTTGCACTGGATGAGGTCAGCCTTCTTTGAGATTGTGACCATGACAGTGAAATCCATGATTTTTGGGATCGTCGAGCAATGCCTATGATTAAAGTGGCCGTTTCTGTAAATTCTGCTGTTATGTCGGCCCATGTATGGGTGTTATTTTGCAGCTTCTCCGTTAATGTTGTATTGTATTCGCACGCTGTTTCGGGGTCTTTAGGTTTAAGAGGTTGAACTTTgtgctttttatttgaatcctttTCACGACGGCTAGGCGTAGATTTAGAATGGCCACTAATAGCATGTGGCCACTATGGATGTAGGCTCCTCGTCTAGTTTTCACATTTAACAGCGAACCCAGAAAGAGTTTGCTGATAATTTGATTTGATTACGGGTCTTTTCATCTGGTGATTCCCaagtatatttgtgtatatttttatggggGAATTTTGTGCCTTCAACAAAGAGCCGGTTTCTTGCGCAGAAATCAACCAATATGTTGCCATTGTCATTCCTGCTACCACCTTGGAGATCCATAGTTCCGGATTACGGCCAAAATTTCGATGTCAAATTCCTACTCTCGTTCTCAAATActttaaatttgagccccatattttcatagtttgGGGTATAAATTTAAAAGTTAAATTCATATTTCAAAGTAAGGTTCGAACTCTACTTGTAAAACCAATTAATGACATGATAGGTGGTTTATGGCAAAAATATgagccccaaacacttgaagtcatatttttatatcaaattcgttctgccTTCCATTCGAGACCACATATTACCAGATCGCGCTACATGCCGCTTTGGTTTATACAGTGGCAGGGAAATTCCTCACACAACCCCATTTTGATATTGAAATATAAAGTGCACTATTTTCATCATATGATCATtttaaaatatctgaatattgcAAGTAAGTCTAAATTTATACGAACATAGAAACATACAAAAGGGTATTGATTTTCTATCTTAAAACATATGGGCCCTTCGcataatgcaaacaaaaatactGCACTCTCTTCTCTTTACATGGTTTAACTCTTCACATATTATTTCATTCTTTAAATGCTTTAATGATAAAATAAGTGCGTTGCTCAAGTTGTATTTAACCGTTGCCAACTTAAAATGCAAAGTTCGATGTCCACAGCCGCAGCTTAGCCTTCTGACCGACCTTCATGCCAAAGAACACGCACCCCAATAGTAACCAATTTCagcatactctttctctcgcacatacCAGTCCGCTCTCGCcatctcaccactaatactcccacctatAGCTTTGCATCCACACAAATAACAGATGCTTAGGCAAAAAACCAGCAACAGTTAACTGTGTCTGCTTCttcttattttattgaaaattaattcttcatttttatggattttcttttcggaaaattaattttcatatatattctgcACATCTCTAGAagaatatctttcgattgatgccaattttattaaaatgcgttCAGCCGTTTggccaccattctaacaccgtaggataggttcTAGGGCACCCCTTTAAAAAACCACAAAAACtgggtctcacatttggatatcagattcgtattctatactcaaaAACCTtctatttaagtcccatattgctatgattggtaaatatgtcccatttaagggtgttttgagagttggggtggtctccctaacacttggtccgacagttggatcctaaatatctttcatttgattccaatATTAtcttgattggtctaaatatatatttggtagcttTTCGGAGTGGGACGACCCCCTTAGGtatcccatccaaaatttggatagcaaatttttatttttagattactataagagagcacactaaattttgcttaaattgcaccacccatcccgagatctggcgtttctgacaaTAAgcgtaaggggagggtccgcctaatTTGCATAACAGTTTGGCAAGACTTTATCTTAGAGGATTATAAATTTCTGTTTAAGTTGTTCAGTAATGACAAAACCCGGACTTAAGCTAGGGGACTTTAAGTTCGCCCCCTTCTTTGACTCAACCGTATGCCACTGTGCGCTGCTGGCGGTTACTAATGTTAACCAAAGTGCGCTTTTACAACAATGTTTATGTTCGGTATTTAACATATTATTGACATGATGAACACGTCGAAAAGTAATTAACAATTTCCATGGGTTTTGTTGCCGCTGTGACTGTGTTGTAGCTGTGgctgcaacattttagccataGCGATTTGGATCAGCGGGACGCAATGCTAACTAAGGCTGGTGCAGAAGCTACGCTTCAGATACTTTCAAGTTCAAATGTGATTATCACGTTTGTTTTCATCCaattactgttgttgttgttgtagtggaAATTGTTTGAGCCCGAAaacatttgaaatgaaaatgagaggaaaaatgacaaaattggctaaaaaaaaaacgaaaacaaaggcGCGAGAGTTGAGTTTTAGATAAGGCATTTGCTGTGACCTgtcctacacacacacacacaggcaagCACAGAAAGATTAgaatttttatgatttattgtttatttgttttttttttttttattttttaatagttttctttgttttgtttaaattaagTACAGTTTGGTTTTaaagtatttggcacagtttgaatttgtttttttttttttttgtttgtttttcgcaGCCGTATATTTGCGTGAAGTAATCACTGAAGGCACTTGACGTCATACAGAAACTATGTTTAAGTCACCTTAATGAGGTCACAAACAGCAGTCAGGGCTACGAAAGAGTTCACAGGCGCATCAATCACTTGACTGCTGTTTTGTTGGCAACTTAATGACAATTTCTGTTTTGGTGTCTTTGGGGCATTACTTCACGGTCTAACTAATCTACAGTTGTCGACCCGAGCATAGGTATCGGTATACAGCAGATTGCAAATGGCAGCATTGTTATCGAAATTCATTTCGGCTACTTTAAATTCGGGatttatggcaattttcagtgTGTAGGAACCGGTATTCATTTCCGTGATATCCACCCACTGGCAGTCCAAATTATACAGATAGACATCGGAACAATTGACGGAAATACCTTGAAGATGCGGAAGCAAAAGAAAATTACAATTGGATTTGGGGGAACCAAGCAAATCAAATCTCATACCTTGATCACCGAAATTGGCGCAGTTGTACTTCTTGGGTATGCCCGGTAGGCATTGGCTATCCTCCAGACAAAAGGAGGCCTTATGACCCTGGGCCACCTTGACTCCTGATCTGTCATAGATATCGAAGGTGGCAAACACCTCCATGCTGTGGTAGTGCCTACAAAGGGAAACAAATTTTGTGaacaatttaagtttttttgtttacattgttCTTTACTTACATGTGACACATGTGCCACTCCCACATACTCTTCTCCTTGAATGGACGAAAATCAATGTTACCCGTATTCAAAGCACTAGCAGTGAACTTCAGCAGTCGCCGCGTCACATAGCGCCAATCGGGATCATCACGTTGTATATCGTAAGCTTCATTAGCCACACAGTTCTCCTCCATTGCACATTGCATCAATGCCATGGGCCGATCTTCCAAGTGCGCAGTGCGCTCAATTTCATAATAATCGAGCACCAGATCTGGTGCCAAGTGATCACATATCACCACGGCGACATGGTTGCGAAGTCCGTGACACGAAAGCACCCCACGCAAATGGTCATGGTGCAAGCACTCATTCAATGAGGTTTCATTGCCATAGCACTCTGTGCCAGTTATGAGATTAGGAAAGATGTCTGATCCTCCAAAGAAGTCAGTTTGTAGGGCATCTCGTGCATAACCCAGACCCAGCTGGCGGCAAACGACATTGGCCTCCAACAGACCCCAGCCATCAGAGCATATAGTGCCCCATTTGCCATTGTTGAGGCGAACTTCAACGCGGCCCTCTTTGTGGGTTCTGCCACCCCTTAGGCGCACATCCATTT
The genomic region above belongs to Stomoxys calcitrans chromosome 5, idStoCalc2.1, whole genome shotgun sequence and contains:
- the LOC106082270 gene encoding lysyl oxidase homolog 3B gives rise to the protein MNSFKLLLHLVFICLCLVKLNFGQSLVHHSLDDARSERQRLVQKYIKTLNKEEGAIRLVGGDAEYEGNIEVLHNNKWGSVCDDEWDSVEGQIVCEQLGFAGLKKVTHSGYFGPAKRRFWMDNIFCEGHEKELTHCHFDGWGVNDCEPSEAAGVICIAPAGLEPEPEVVPEYYEPKYRIHYTNKMDVRLRGGRTHKEGRVEVRLNNGKWGTICSDGWGLLEANVVCRQLGLGYARDALQTDFFGGSDIFPNLITGTECYGNETSLNECLHHDHLRGVLSCHGLRNHVAVVICDHLAPDLVLDYYEIERTAHLEDRPMALMQCAMEENCVANEAYDIQRDDPDWRYVTRRLLKFTASALNTGNIDFRPFKEKSMWEWHMCHMHYHSMEVFATFDIYDRSGVKVAQGHKASFCLEDSQCLPGIPKKYNCANFGDQGISVNCSDVYLYNLDCQWVDITEMNTGSYTLKIAINPEFKVAEMNFDNNAAICNLLYTDTYARVDNCRLVRP